The proteins below come from a single Sphingomonas carotinifaciens genomic window:
- the flgC gene encoding flagellar basal body rod protein FlgC — MSGQPLSIFQVAGRAMSAQLVRMNTTASNLANAGGIAGSEAAAYKTMKPVFRTSFDAASGMSTVDVEKVVTAGEAPTKRYDPDNPMADKDGNIFEAAVDETRELVDMMETARTYQNNVEVMQTAKSLIVDTLKLGR, encoded by the coding sequence ATGTCGGGCCAGCCGCTCTCCATCTTCCAGGTCGCCGGCCGTGCGATGTCCGCACAGCTGGTGCGGATGAACACGACCGCGTCGAACCTGGCCAATGCCGGCGGCATCGCCGGATCGGAGGCCGCCGCGTACAAGACGATGAAGCCGGTGTTCCGCACCAGCTTCGACGCCGCCAGCGGCATGTCCACCGTCGACGTGGAAAAGGTCGTCACCGCCGGCGAGGCGCCGACCAAGCGCTACGACCCGGACAATCCCATGGCGGACAAGGACGGCAACATCTTCGAGGCGGCCGTGGACGAAACCCGCGAGCTGGTCGACATGATGGAGACCGCGCGCACCTACCAGAACAATGTCGAGGTGATGCAGACCGCCAAGTCGCTGATCGTCGACACCCTCAAGCTGGGTCGCTGA
- the flgM gene encoding flagellar biosynthesis anti-sigma factor FlgM codes for MVDAVSSRPISGDAKIIRVGTVAATAPATQASNAGATRMGGADTAALSGLAADLAKSPPVDTDRVATIKRAIEKGEFPILPATIADQMIALKLNWNGQ; via the coding sequence ATGGTGGACGCAGTAAGCTCAAGGCCGATATCGGGAGATGCGAAGATCATTCGCGTCGGCACGGTTGCGGCCACCGCGCCCGCCACCCAGGCGTCAAATGCCGGCGCGACCCGCATGGGCGGCGCCGACACCGCGGCCCTGAGCGGCCTCGCCGCCGACCTCGCCAAGTCTCCCCCGGTCGACACCGACCGCGTGGCCACGATCAAGCGGGCCATCGAAAAGGGTGAATTCCCGATCCTGCCGGCGACCATCGCCGACCAGATGATCGCCCTGAAGCTGAACTGGAACGGCCAGTGA
- the flgB gene encoding flagellar basal body rod protein FlgB has product MASESLFGVHGAALEVRSQRMGLLASNIANASTPGFKARDLDFGAALKAVEAGNTGADLSGAIGYRMPTQTSLDGNTVELNEEQTAFAENAVQYQSTLSFLNGRISTITRALKGE; this is encoded by the coding sequence GTGGCCAGTGAATCGCTATTCGGGGTGCATGGGGCCGCGCTGGAGGTCCGTTCGCAGCGCATGGGCCTGCTGGCATCCAATATCGCCAATGCCTCCACGCCCGGTTTCAAGGCGCGCGACCTGGATTTCGGCGCCGCGCTGAAGGCGGTCGAGGCGGGAAACACCGGCGCCGACCTGTCGGGGGCAATCGGCTACCGCATGCCGACCCAGACCTCGCTCGATGGAAACACGGTCGAGCTGAACGAGGAGCAGACTGCGTTTGCCGAGAATGCGGTGCAGTACCAGTCGACGCTGTCGTTCCTGAACGGCCGCATCTCCACCATCACCCGCGCGCTGAAGGGGGAATAA
- the flgG gene encoding flagellar basal-body rod protein FlgG, whose amino-acid sequence MSSAAMHIARTGLDAQDMRMRVISNNLANVNTTGFKKDRAAFETLAYQVVTAPGAASSTESRYATGLNLGTGVRIQGTARIENQGSMNTTGNSLDLALDGDGYFQVQLPGGQLGYTRAGNFSRSAEGLLVTAEGYQVMPGITVPEGATNITIGTDGTVSASVAGQTQPTELGQIQVASFPNSAGLQSKGDNYMLETAASGAANLGVAGQDGRGNVRQGMLEGSNVNVVEELVDMIETQRAYEVNSKMISATDEMLKYANQNL is encoded by the coding sequence ATGTCTTCCGCCGCCATGCATATCGCGCGCACCGGGCTCGACGCCCAGGACATGCGCATGCGCGTCATTTCGAACAACCTCGCCAACGTGAACACCACCGGGTTCAAGAAGGACCGGGCGGCGTTCGAGACGCTGGCCTATCAGGTCGTCACCGCGCCGGGCGCGGCGAGCTCCACCGAGAGCCGCTACGCGACCGGCCTGAACCTCGGCACCGGCGTGCGCATCCAGGGCACCGCGCGGATCGAGAACCAGGGTTCGATGAACACCACGGGCAATTCGCTGGACCTGGCGCTGGACGGCGACGGATATTTCCAGGTGCAGTTGCCGGGCGGGCAGCTCGGCTACACCCGCGCGGGCAATTTCTCGCGCTCGGCCGAGGGGCTGCTGGTCACGGCCGAGGGTTATCAGGTGATGCCGGGCATCACCGTGCCCGAGGGCGCGACCAACATCACGATCGGCACCGACGGCACCGTATCAGCCAGCGTCGCAGGCCAGACGCAGCCGACCGAACTGGGCCAGATCCAGGTCGCCAGCTTCCCCAACTCGGCCGGGCTCCAGTCCAAGGGCGACAACTACATGCTGGAAACCGCGGCGAGCGGCGCGGCCAATCTGGGTGTCGCGGGTCAGGACGGTCGCGGCAATGTCCGCCAGGGCATGCTGGAGGGCTCCAACGTCAACGTCGTCGAGGAATTGGTCGACATGATCGAGACGCAGCGCGCCTATGAGGTGAATTCCAAGATGATCTCGGCGACCGACGAGATGCTGAAATACGCGAACCAGAATCTCTGA
- a CDS encoding flagella basal body P-ring formation protein FlgA yields MILLSLLAAVAFQDTAGLDRAVAAFTGHAVGEVGGARTAVDPRLRLAQCPTVAISWRTPAQDAVVVACAGPDWRIFVPVNRPAAAVAAPAALRPAMAPATTREPPVIRRGDPVMIEAGSNGFSISREGVAMGDAAPGARFMVRIDTAKQPVQVVALAAGHATLAGYE; encoded by the coding sequence ATGATCCTGCTTTCCCTGCTCGCCGCCGTCGCCTTTCAGGATACGGCCGGCCTGGACCGTGCGGTTGCCGCCTTTACCGGCCACGCCGTTGGCGAGGTGGGCGGCGCGCGTACCGCGGTCGATCCGCGCCTGCGCCTCGCGCAATGCCCCACCGTCGCCATTTCGTGGCGCACGCCCGCGCAGGATGCGGTGGTGGTCGCCTGTGCCGGACCGGACTGGCGCATCTTCGTGCCCGTGAACCGTCCCGCCGCCGCGGTGGCCGCGCCTGCCGCGCTGCGCCCTGCCATGGCACCCGCGACCACCAGGGAGCCACCGGTCATCCGCCGCGGCGACCCCGTGATGATCGAGGCGGGATCGAACGGCTTCTCCATCTCGCGCGAAGGCGTGGCGATGGGGGATGCCGCACCCGGCGCCCGCTTCATGGTGCGGATCGACACCGCAAAGCAGCCGGTCCAGGTGGTCGCCCTCGCTGCCGGTCACGCGACCCTGGCCGGTTACGAATAA
- a CDS encoding flagellar hook assembly protein FlgD: MAASTTFDSTLSQLGIARSGGTTGTSAATATKNKSTMDQSDFLKLMTTQLKNQDPFSPVDNTQMVAQMAQFSSVAGISEMNQTLSSIMTKLNGTTTSDALSYVGKTVLTEGGTAFPRSSGGIAGAVELGAAASDVTVTIADKNGAVLKTLTMANKPAGTSTFDWDGITDDGQTAGAGPYKVTLSALNNGVAVSAKPLVWAPVESVSLPSGGTPVLSVTGLGQVALSAVRSVG, from the coding sequence ATGGCCGCATCCACCACCTTCGATTCCACCCTGTCGCAACTGGGCATCGCCCGGTCCGGCGGCACCACGGGCACGAGCGCGGCCACCGCGACCAAGAACAAGTCGACGATGGACCAGTCCGACTTCCTGAAGCTGATGACCACGCAGCTGAAGAACCAGGACCCGTTCAGCCCGGTCGACAACACCCAGATGGTCGCGCAGATGGCGCAGTTCTCCAGCGTCGCCGGCATTTCGGAGATGAACCAGACGCTGTCGTCGATCATGACGAAGCTGAACGGCACGACAACCAGCGACGCTCTCAGCTATGTCGGCAAGACCGTGCTGACCGAGGGCGGCACCGCATTCCCGCGCAGCAGCGGCGGCATTGCCGGTGCCGTCGAACTGGGCGCCGCGGCCAGCGACGTGACCGTGACGATCGCGGACAAGAACGGCGCCGTGCTGAAGACGCTGACCATGGCCAACAAGCCGGCGGGCACCTCCACCTTCGACTGGGATGGCATCACCGATGACGGCCAGACCGCCGGCGCCGGGCCGTACAAGGTGACGCTGTCGGCGCTGAACAACGGCGTGGCGGTGAGCGCCAAGCCGCTGGTCTGGGCGCCCGTCGAATCCGTGTCGCTGCCATCGGGCGGCACCCCCGTCTTGTCGGTGACCGGGCTGGGCCAGGTCGCACTCAGCGCCGTCCGCTCGGTCGGCTGA
- a CDS encoding flagellar basal body P-ring protein FlgI, giving the protein MIRMLLACLAALLVAAPAHADRVKDLGGFQGIRSNQLTGYGVVVGLPGTGDDNLEYTVQSLKAVASRFGLQLPPNMNPGMKNAAVVMVTAELPPFAKPGQRLDITVASMGKAKSLRGGSLILTPLLGADGQIYAMAQGNLAVGGLGAEGADGSKIVVNVPSTGRIPEGATVERAVATGFDTAPTLTFNLARADLTTAQNVASAINQRLGGGVAQAIDAVSVAVRAPAGAQVRTALMSEIENLDVNSAEPSAKVIVNARTGTVVINSAVRVGPAAVTHGKLTVRIDENQRISQPAPFSQGQTAVEQRSGVAIDEEKKPMFLINPGPKLADVVKAVNAIGASPADLVAILEALKEAGSLKAELIVL; this is encoded by the coding sequence ATGATCCGCATGCTGCTTGCCTGTCTTGCCGCGCTTCTGGTCGCCGCGCCCGCCCATGCGGACCGCGTCAAGGATCTGGGCGGGTTCCAGGGCATCCGTTCCAACCAGCTGACCGGCTACGGCGTCGTCGTCGGCCTGCCGGGCACGGGCGACGACAATCTGGAATATACGGTGCAGAGCCTGAAGGCCGTCGCCTCGCGCTTCGGCCTGCAACTGCCGCCCAACATGAACCCGGGGATGAAGAACGCCGCGGTGGTGATGGTGACGGCCGAGTTGCCGCCCTTCGCCAAGCCGGGGCAGCGGCTGGACATCACCGTCGCCTCGATGGGCAAGGCCAAGTCGCTGCGCGGCGGCAGCCTGATCCTGACCCCGCTGCTGGGTGCGGACGGGCAGATCTATGCGATGGCGCAGGGCAATCTGGCGGTCGGCGGGCTGGGCGCGGAAGGCGCGGACGGATCGAAGATCGTCGTCAACGTGCCCTCCACGGGCCGCATCCCCGAGGGTGCGACCGTCGAGCGTGCCGTGGCGACCGGGTTCGACACCGCGCCGACGCTGACCTTCAACCTGGCGCGTGCCGACCTCACCACCGCACAGAACGTCGCCTCGGCGATCAACCAGCGGCTGGGCGGCGGCGTTGCGCAGGCGATCGATGCGGTGTCGGTGGCGGTGCGCGCACCGGCCGGCGCGCAGGTGCGCACCGCGCTGATGAGCGAGATCGAGAATCTCGACGTCAACTCGGCCGAGCCGTCCGCAAAAGTTATCGTTAATGCTCGCACCGGAACGGTCGTTATCAATAGCGCGGTCCGGGTCGGACCGGCGGCGGTGACGCATGGCAAGCTGACGGTGCGGATCGACGAGAACCAGCGGATCAGCCAGCCGGCGCCGTTCAGCCAGGGCCAGACCGCGGTCGAGCAGCGATCGGGCGTGGCGATCGACGAGGAGAAGAAGCCGATGTTCCTCATCAACCCCGGTCCCAAGCTGGCCGATGTGGTAAAGGCGGTGAACGCGATCGGCGCCAGCCCGGCCGACCTGGTGGCGATCCTGGAGGCGCTGAAGGAAGCCGGCAGCCTGAAGGCGGAGCTGATCGTCCTGTGA
- a CDS encoding lytic transglycosylase domain-containing protein yields the protein MTVQPVSTSKVQSAIALASSRTGVDFDYLLGQAKLESGLNASARAGTSSATGLYQFLEQSWLAVVKKHGSEHGLGWAADAIGQSGGRFTVAPGARQAILNLRTDPTASSLMAAEFASDNKDALEASLNRPANSTDLYMAHFLGLGGATKFLKTMATSPQASGAALFPAAARANRGIFYASNGQPRTVAQIYDRFADKLAAAGADTQATRAANLQFAAQALSMGDATVVTGNNESATDAMNWANQAMTKLGAGKTAGDSVLRPSPDHARLAYMMLARMGG from the coding sequence ATGACCGTTCAACCCGTTTCCACGTCCAAGGTCCAATCGGCGATCGCGCTGGCATCCAGCCGCACGGGCGTCGATTTCGACTATCTGCTGGGGCAGGCGAAGCTCGAATCCGGGCTCAACGCCAGCGCGCGCGCGGGCACCTCGTCGGCGACCGGCCTCTACCAGTTCCTTGAACAAAGCTGGCTGGCCGTGGTGAAGAAACACGGCTCCGAACACGGCCTCGGCTGGGCGGCCGATGCGATCGGCCAGTCGGGCGGGCGCTTCACCGTCGCGCCTGGCGCACGCCAAGCGATCCTGAACCTGCGCACCGATCCCACCGCCTCCTCGCTGATGGCCGCCGAGTTCGCCTCGGACAACAAGGACGCACTGGAAGCGTCGCTGAACCGTCCGGCCAACAGCACCGACCTCTACATGGCGCATTTCCTGGGCCTCGGCGGCGCCACCAAGTTCCTGAAGACGATGGCCACCAGCCCGCAGGCGAGCGGTGCCGCGCTGTTCCCCGCCGCCGCGCGCGCGAACCGCGGCATCTTCTACGCCTCGAACGGCCAGCCGCGTACCGTGGCGCAGATCTACGACCGCTTCGCCGACAAGCTGGCCGCGGCCGGCGCCGACACGCAGGCGACCCGCGCCGCCAACCTCCAGTTCGCCGCGCAGGCGCTGTCGATGGGGGACGCCACCGTCGTCACCGGCAACAACGAAAGCGCCACCGACGCGATGAACTGGGCGAACCAGGCGATGACGAAGCTGGGTGCGGGCAAGACGGCAGGCGACAGCGTGCTGCGCCCCAGCCCCGATCATGCCCGCCTCGCCTATATGATGCTCGCACGGATGGGAGGCTGA
- a CDS encoding rod-binding protein, with product MLPPAATTATGGISSDTRRLSSKNNLDKAGEQFEAVFTGMMLKAMRQTKLGDTLFESKALDTFRDMQDTQVAQTMATAAPIGIGKAVTAFLAKSQPDLNQSSPNPAS from the coding sequence ATGCTTCCCCCCGCGGCGACCACCGCCACCGGCGGCATCTCCAGCGATACCCGGCGGCTGTCGTCCAAGAACAATCTGGACAAGGCGGGCGAGCAGTTCGAGGCGGTGTTCACCGGCATGATGCTGAAGGCGATGCGCCAGACCAAGCTGGGCGACACGCTGTTCGAATCCAAGGCGCTGGATACGTTTCGCGACATGCAGGACACGCAGGTCGCGCAGACCATGGCGACCGCGGCGCCGATCGGCATCGGCAAGGCGGTGACCGCGTTCCTCGCCAAATCGCAACCGGATCTTAACCAGAGTTCGCCTAACCCGGCGTCATGA
- a CDS encoding flagellar basal body rod protein FlgF, which yields MDKLVYTAATGLRAHMSAQAAIANNMANASTTGFRADRVVFDRIELKGDGTQFEARMPASEEVTDADRAAGAVQSTGRALDVAVNGTAAWLAVQAADGSEAYTRRGDLTVAPTGVLQTGDGFPVLGQSGPITLPPYDSLTIGPDGSISIVAQGDATGQPQIIDRLKLASTTGSNTVKGLDNLLRVKGGGALPADMDATVQAGALEGSNVNLTQALVDMIENQRSYEVQANLMKEAKSMDESSAQLLRMPS from the coding sequence GTGGACAAGCTGGTCTATACCGCGGCGACGGGCCTGCGCGCGCACATGTCGGCGCAGGCGGCGATCGCCAACAACATGGCGAACGCCTCCACCACGGGTTTCCGGGCGGATCGGGTCGTGTTCGACCGGATCGAGTTGAAGGGGGACGGCACGCAGTTCGAGGCGCGGATGCCGGCGTCGGAGGAAGTGACGGATGCAGACCGGGCCGCAGGGGCGGTGCAGTCGACGGGCCGCGCGCTGGACGTGGCGGTGAACGGCACGGCGGCGTGGCTGGCGGTACAGGCGGCCGACGGGTCGGAAGCCTATACGCGGCGCGGCGACCTGACGGTGGCGCCGACCGGCGTGCTGCAGACCGGCGACGGCTTTCCGGTGTTGGGCCAGAGCGGGCCGATCACGCTGCCGCCCTACGATTCGCTGACCATCGGGCCCGACGGATCGATCTCGATCGTGGCGCAGGGCGATGCGACCGGCCAGCCGCAGATCATCGACCGGCTGAAGCTGGCATCGACCACCGGATCGAACACGGTGAAGGGACTCGATAACCTTCTGCGGGTAAAAGGCGGAGGCGCGCTGCCCGCGGACATGGACGCCACCGTCCAGGCGGGGGCGCTCGAAGGCTCCAACGTCAATCTGACGCAGGCGCTGGTCGACATGATCGAGAACCAGCGCAGCTACGAGGTGCAGGCCAACCTGATGAAAGAGGCCAAGTCGATGGACGAAAGCAGCGCGCAGCTCCTGCGCATGCCCAGCTGA
- a CDS encoding flagellar protein FlgN gives MTRRDALIRVIEALHQEIAALRANDVAGLERATQTKLVAIEELSALGTGPAGPDLRELADEADRLNETCRIYVNLMAANVRRRLQTLTGQFGNSYAAQGMRAYA, from the coding sequence GTGACACGACGCGACGCGCTGATCCGGGTGATCGAGGCGCTTCATCAGGAAATCGCCGCGCTGCGCGCCAACGACGTCGCGGGGCTGGAACGCGCCACCCAGACGAAGCTGGTCGCGATCGAGGAACTGTCGGCGCTGGGCACCGGCCCTGCCGGTCCCGACCTGCGCGAGCTGGCCGACGAGGCCGATCGCCTGAACGAGACGTGCCGGATCTACGTCAACCTGATGGCCGCCAATGTCCGCCGCCGGCTCCAGACCCTGACCGGCCAGTTCGGCAATTCCTACGCCGCGCAAGGAATGCGCGCCTACGCCTGA
- a CDS encoding flagellar hook protein FlgE, translating into MSFYTSLSGLKASQTDMSVISHNIANSATNGFKKSKATFSDVMASSLSTDPTKQVGSGTVVQQNRQNFKEGNYNSTASALDLAISGDGFFAVNNGGNLSYTRNGAFQVDTNGMVTDAQGSNLQVYPVDQNGNVTATGTDGLIGLKLPETSGAPVATGKVTLDVNLSSSATVPKGPFNRTNATTYNNSTTTTIYDAAGNAQSVVNYYVRDEMPEGSTTTSWSVYSFVGEQPLRVGGTSPQTMTFDASGTMTSPTEAVAFDAFLPKGQATQQSFTLDYAGSTEISSVFSVDGRSQDGVAPGTLSGVSVDKYGLITASFSNGDTQALGKVAVANFNNPEGLRQDGNSYWSATGQSGKVKLGEANTSSNGAVMSSTLEGSNVDITEELVGLIAAQRNFQANAKALDTASQISQTIFNIRA; encoded by the coding sequence ATGTCCTTCTACACTTCGCTCAGCGGCCTCAAGGCTTCGCAGACCGACATGTCGGTCATCTCGCACAACATCGCCAATTCGGCGACCAACGGCTTCAAGAAGAGCAAGGCGACCTTTTCGGACGTGATGGCGTCCAGCCTGTCGACCGATCCCACCAAGCAGGTCGGATCGGGCACCGTGGTCCAGCAGAACCGCCAGAACTTCAAGGAAGGCAATTACAACAGCACCGCCTCCGCGCTGGACCTCGCCATCTCGGGCGACGGCTTCTTCGCGGTCAACAATGGCGGCAACCTGTCCTACACCCGCAACGGCGCGTTCCAGGTGGACACGAATGGCATGGTGACCGACGCGCAGGGGAGCAACCTGCAGGTCTATCCGGTCGACCAGAACGGCAATGTGACGGCGACCGGCACCGACGGCCTGATCGGCCTGAAGCTGCCCGAGACGAGCGGCGCGCCGGTGGCGACGGGCAAGGTGACGCTGGACGTGAACCTGTCCTCGTCCGCGACCGTCCCGAAGGGGCCGTTCAACCGTACCAACGCGACGACGTACAACAACTCGACGACCACCACGATCTACGACGCGGCGGGCAATGCGCAGTCGGTGGTGAACTATTATGTCCGCGACGAGATGCCCGAGGGTTCGACCACGACGAGCTGGTCGGTATACAGCTTCGTCGGGGAGCAGCCGCTGCGCGTGGGCGGGACCAGCCCGCAGACGATGACCTTTGATGCGTCGGGCACGATGACATCGCCGACCGAGGCGGTCGCGTTCGACGCGTTCCTGCCCAAGGGGCAGGCGACGCAGCAGTCGTTCACGCTGGATTATGCCGGATCGACGGAAATCTCGTCGGTCTTCTCGGTCGACGGACGCAGCCAGGACGGCGTGGCGCCGGGTACGCTGTCGGGCGTGTCGGTGGACAAGTACGGGCTGATCACTGCCAGCTTCTCGAACGGCGACACCCAGGCGCTGGGCAAGGTGGCGGTCGCCAACTTCAACAACCCCGAAGGACTGCGCCAGGACGGCAACAGCTACTGGTCGGCGACCGGCCAGTCGGGCAAGGTGAAGCTGGGCGAGGCCAACACGTCGAGCAACGGCGCGGTCATGTCGAGCACGCTGGAGGGATCCAACGTCGACATCACCGAGGAACTGGTCGGCCTGATCGCGGCGCAGCGCAATTTCCAGGCGAATGCCAAGGCGCTGGATACCGCCAGCCAGATCTCGCAGACCATCTTCAACATCCGCGCATAA
- a CDS encoding flagellar basal body L-ring protein FlgH, producing MVIAAFAPVPADAGIFGKKAPKEDFSAAHPPIAVQPLPPAQPTGSIFQVADGYGALHEGWRARRVGDPLTIVLVERTAASKSASSKLDSTGSFGITPPATGPLSLFSSTDVGASGRRGFDGAGETGQSNSLSGEISVTVAQVFANGTMLVQGQKRVTLNRGDEFIQIKGIVRTADVGLDNRVASTRVADAQIAYTGKGDVARASRQGWLSRFFQTISPF from the coding sequence ATGGTCATCGCCGCTTTCGCCCCCGTGCCCGCCGATGCCGGCATCTTCGGCAAGAAGGCGCCGAAGGAGGACTTCTCCGCCGCGCATCCGCCGATCGCGGTGCAGCCGCTGCCCCCGGCGCAGCCGACGGGATCGATCTTCCAGGTCGCCGACGGTTACGGCGCATTGCATGAAGGCTGGCGCGCGCGGCGCGTCGGCGATCCGCTGACCATCGTGCTGGTCGAGCGGACCGCGGCGTCCAAATCGGCAAGCTCCAAGCTCGATTCGACCGGCAGTTTCGGCATCACCCCACCGGCGACGGGCCCGCTGTCGCTGTTCAGTTCGACCGATGTCGGGGCCAGCGGCCGGCGCGGTTTCGACGGCGCGGGCGAAACCGGCCAGTCCAATTCGCTGTCGGGCGAGATCAGCGTGACCGTGGCGCAGGTTTTCGCCAACGGCACGATGCTGGTGCAGGGGCAGAAGCGCGTCACGCTGAACCGCGGTGACGAGTTCATCCAGATCAAGGGGATCGTGCGCACCGCCGATGTCGGGCTGGACAACCGCGTCGCCTCCACCCGCGTCGCCGATGCGCAGATCGCCTATACCGGCAAGGGCGATGTCGCCCGCGCCAGCCGCCAGGGCTGGCTGAGCCGCTTCTTCCAGACCATCAGCCCGTTCTGA
- a CDS encoding motility protein A gives MTAFPPLDQFLDPVALAIVAGGTLLATLLRHPLADIGRALAALRTLPRRRFDGDALLGQLAALDRIARRQGVVALDRTVVADADLADAVTAIVDGQPPAAIVEGLNRAQSLRIERHVAAADVWAGMAEAAPAMGLIGTLIGLASMFATLRDPAAIGSAMAIALLATLYGALFGNLFALPIAHRLRTNARTEATERARLEAPLAALAAREAPRRAVTLASVA, from the coding sequence ATGACCGCGTTCCCGCCCCTGGACCAGTTCCTCGATCCCGTCGCGCTCGCCATCGTCGCGGGCGGCACGCTGCTTGCCACCTTGCTGCGCCATCCGCTCGCCGATATCGGCCGCGCGCTGGCGGCGCTGCGCACGCTCCCCCGCCGCCGGTTCGACGGCGACGCGCTGCTCGGCCAGCTCGCTGCGCTCGACCGGATCGCCCGGCGCCAGGGCGTGGTCGCGCTCGACCGCACGGTGGTCGCCGATGCCGACCTGGCCGACGCGGTCACCGCGATCGTCGATGGCCAGCCGCCCGCCGCCATCGTCGAGGGGCTGAACCGCGCCCAGAGCTTGCGGATCGAGCGCCACGTCGCCGCCGCCGATGTCTGGGCCGGCATGGCGGAGGCGGCGCCCGCCATGGGGCTGATCGGCACCCTGATCGGCCTCGCCTCGATGTTCGCCACGCTGCGCGATCCCGCCGCGATCGGCAGCGCGATGGCGATCGCCCTCCTCGCCACCTTGTACGGCGCGCTGTTCGGCAACCTCTTCGCCCTGCCCATCGCCCACCGCCTGCGCACCAACGCCCGCACCGAAGCCACCGAACGCGCCCGCCTCGAAGCGCCGCTCGCCGCGCTTGCCGCGCGCGAGGCGCCGCGCCGCGCGGTGACGCTGGCCAGTGTCGCATGA